A single genomic interval of Salinarchaeum sp. IM2453 harbors:
- a CDS encoding bacteriorhodopsin, with amino-acid sequence MVDPIIQAAYLFTAIAFIPGVLIAYFVYQSADQKHKLAAAGLVIIPAFAGISYLIMALGIGTVDLGTISILSSEVTLVGMRYVDWLVTTPILVGLVAYVAQAPRKRILQIMTADAMMIIVGAGAVMADGILQWVLFTVSAGFHVILFFYLYLVLPKYPDTPRETGFFQLLKHHIGLLWLAYPLVWMLAPTGLGYVSFLGASLMYAFLDAIAKVPYVLFFYLRKDIFSVDQQQPTQPVSKQSVPADD; translated from the coding sequence ATGGTGGATCCGATCATACAAGCAGCGTATCTGTTCACCGCAATAGCATTCATCCCGGGGGTCTTAATTGCGTATTTTGTTTATCAGTCTGCAGATCAGAAGCATAAGCTTGCTGCAGCAGGGCTTGTGATAATTCCAGCATTTGCAGGCATATCATATCTAATTATGGCGCTCGGAATTGGGACAGTTGATCTAGGGACTATCAGTATTCTCTCATCTGAGGTGACACTCGTTGGTATGCGATACGTAGACTGGCTGGTGACAACCCCAATCCTCGTTGGATTAGTTGCATATGTTGCGCAAGCACCAAGAAAGCGTATTTTGCAGATTATGACCGCTGATGCTATGATGATTATTGTTGGAGCGGGAGCCGTGATGGCCGATGGAATACTGCAGTGGGTACTCTTTACAGTGTCGGCAGGATTTCATGTTATTTTGTTCTTCTATCTGTATCTGGTTCTTCCTAAATACCCAGATACTCCGCGAGAAACCGGATTTTTTCAGCTACTAAAACATCACATTGGCCTGCTCTGGTTAGCATATCCTCTTGTTTGGATGCTTGCTCCAACTGGATTAGGATATGTGTCCTTCCTTGGAGCAAGTCTCATGTATGCATTTCTTGATGCAATCGCCAAAGTACCATATGTACTTTTCTTCTACTTACGTAAAGATATCTTCTCAGTTGATCAACAACAGCCCACTCAACCAGTGAGTAAACAATCGGTGCCAGCAGACGACTAA
- a CDS encoding HAMP domain-containing methyl-accepting chemotaxis protein yields the protein MKLGLGYVAVGSFILIVGLATGEANATIVAGIVGLLALGSLNAAETLGSIKELNQQTRQIAEGDFESDIQSTRVDEFGELADSIETMRKTLVRRQNEYEEVAQEYENVAQEYKEIAQDYSQVMEAGANGDLTQRVDVNEEHEALQRIGTSFNRMMDNLEDTLQTVVASVETIQDETDSIQQQSKRANQVMNEAVDAATEIQTQATQQQDELSSISQDIEQVSASAEEIAATVENLSDRSQSASAASADAQTSSQQALEEMENVRTDVKEVVDQVEQLSEKADEITGIADVISDIAEQTNMLALNASIEAARNSAQTEQADTAGFSVVADEIKELAERTQDRANDIEETIETVQTQIDEVTASIQETDRRVERESETVESTLEDIETITESVEEISTSIAEIRDATSNQAATVQQTAQGVERVASLGEETADTASETVSQLEEQQKTVTVIADRIQKFEQSTVDQLLTTVDQFTLESELTESQTTANTAQLETANEQPTQPMVAGGDK from the coding sequence GTGAAGCTTGGGCTGGGATATGTTGCAGTTGGATCATTTATACTCATCGTTGGTCTCGCTACTGGAGAAGCGAATGCAACAATTGTCGCTGGTATAGTTGGGTTACTTGCGTTGGGATCACTCAATGCGGCAGAAACACTCGGCTCAATCAAGGAATTAAATCAGCAAACAAGGCAAATTGCAGAAGGTGATTTTGAGTCAGACATTCAGTCAACGCGAGTTGATGAGTTTGGTGAACTAGCGGATTCTATTGAAACAATGCGAAAAACACTGGTTCGCCGACAAAATGAATACGAGGAAGTAGCACAAGAGTATGAAAATGTCGCACAGGAATACAAAGAGATTGCACAGGATTACAGTCAAGTGATGGAGGCAGGGGCAAACGGTGATCTAACACAGCGAGTTGATGTCAACGAGGAGCATGAGGCCCTGCAGCGAATCGGAACGTCATTCAATAGGATGATGGATAATCTTGAGGATACACTTCAAACAGTTGTTGCGAGTGTTGAAACAATCCAAGATGAAACTGATTCAATTCAACAACAGAGTAAACGAGCAAATCAGGTAATGAATGAAGCGGTTGACGCAGCAACCGAGATTCAGACGCAAGCTACACAGCAGCAAGATGAATTGTCTTCAATCTCACAAGATATTGAACAGGTGAGTGCTTCAGCTGAAGAGATAGCGGCGACCGTGGAGAACCTTTCAGATAGAAGCCAAAGTGCATCCGCTGCCAGTGCAGATGCACAAACATCTTCGCAACAGGCACTTGAGGAAATGGAAAACGTTCGAACGGATGTCAAAGAGGTCGTAGATCAGGTCGAACAACTTTCAGAGAAAGCGGATGAAATTACAGGAATTGCTGATGTGATCTCGGATATCGCAGAACAAACAAATATGCTGGCATTGAACGCATCAATTGAAGCAGCCCGAAATTCAGCACAAACTGAACAAGCAGACACAGCTGGATTTAGCGTCGTTGCAGATGAGATTAAAGAACTGGCTGAGCGAACACAGGATCGGGCAAATGATATCGAAGAGACAATTGAGACTGTGCAAACGCAGATCGATGAGGTCACAGCGTCAATACAGGAAACTGATCGGCGCGTTGAGCGTGAGTCTGAAACTGTTGAATCAACGCTAGAGGACATTGAGACGATCACTGAATCGGTCGAAGAGATTTCAACTTCTATCGCGGAAATTCGTGACGCAACATCAAATCAAGCTGCGACAGTACAACAAACAGCACAAGGTGTTGAACGCGTTGCTTCGCTTGGGGAGGAGACAGCAGATACCGCGTCAGAGACAGTATCGCAACTTGAGGAACAACAGAAAACAGTAACGGTAATCGCAGATCGGATACAAAAGTTTGAGCAGTCAACCGTCGATCAATTACTTACCACAGTCGATCAGTTTACGCTTGAGTCCGAATTAACAGAGTCACAAACAACAGCAAATACAGCGCAGCTTGAAACAGCAAATGAACAACCCACACAGCCAATGGTTGCAGGAGGTGATAAATAA
- a CDS encoding PAS domain S-box protein, translating to MSKADGPADGQPSQKGISSDMIVEMVPDALLVIDLEDQETIRANEAAGELFACSPEELEETDPFLTCTKDSAEEIKSRLESGFEQEQISRRQDGQPLYIETFEGEKVPVEINVQSIQSETGEIILAVFRKIEQQVKREQRLKRFSSRFEAFLDAVPLPAAVLDLDGTVELWNQAAEETYGYTEDEIAGELYPLFTDHGELTKQLDRVLEGNPINGYETIHRSKDGAILHVEIYVQPVYVDGVLTGIVGSAIDITEKKRQNRMLDVLHRVLRHNLRNKLNVVQGSAEWLIDRVEREKAEMKVAEQRQIRDAAETIIAGVNELIELSEQARETRELVKNAQEQSTSTTVFELEESFTEVTGNKEITTHLSEPEDRYETLVPRESEQIIRALGQRIDSQPDVATVMLDINVNPHYVEVTISADEALLPDSDRALIELGRETAVRHEEGLDIAQACLVTTAIGGNIEVPDTLDADTLEIEIPCISH from the coding sequence ATGTCGAAAGCCGATGGCCCTGCTGATGGTCAGCCTTCGCAAAAGGGTATCTCGTCTGATATGATTGTCGAAATGGTGCCCGATGCTCTCCTTGTTATCGACTTGGAGGATCAAGAGACGATTCGGGCAAACGAAGCAGCCGGTGAGTTATTTGCGTGCTCCCCAGAAGAACTTGAGGAGACAGATCCCTTCTTGACGTGTACCAAAGATAGTGCAGAAGAAATAAAGAGTCGGCTTGAATCAGGATTTGAGCAGGAACAGATTAGTCGAAGACAGGACGGCCAACCATTGTATATTGAAACATTTGAAGGTGAAAAGGTCCCTGTCGAAATAAATGTACAATCAATACAATCCGAGACGGGTGAAATTATTCTTGCAGTATTCCGAAAAATCGAACAGCAGGTGAAGCGAGAACAGAGACTTAAGCGTTTTTCATCCCGGTTTGAAGCATTCCTAGATGCAGTACCGTTGCCAGCAGCAGTCCTTGATCTGGATGGAACGGTTGAATTGTGGAACCAAGCTGCTGAAGAAACATATGGATATACAGAAGACGAAATCGCCGGAGAGCTATATCCGTTATTCACAGATCATGGAGAGCTAACAAAGCAGCTAGATCGAGTGTTAGAAGGAAACCCGATCAACGGATATGAAACCATACATCGCTCAAAAGATGGTGCTATTCTACATGTGGAAATATATGTGCAGCCAGTGTACGTAGATGGGGTCCTGACAGGAATTGTTGGTTCAGCAATTGACATTACTGAGAAAAAAAGGCAGAATCGAATGCTCGATGTTCTTCACCGGGTTCTTCGGCATAATCTCCGAAACAAACTCAATGTTGTACAAGGATCTGCAGAATGGCTTATAGATAGAGTTGAACGGGAAAAAGCCGAAATGAAAGTAGCCGAACAGCGGCAGATTCGAGATGCGGCAGAAACTATCATTGCAGGCGTCAATGAGCTGATTGAATTGAGCGAACAAGCACGAGAAACTCGAGAACTCGTCAAAAACGCTCAGGAGCAGTCGACATCTACTACAGTATTTGAGCTGGAAGAAAGCTTCACAGAGGTAACCGGTAACAAAGAGATCACGACACACCTAAGTGAACCAGAAGACAGGTATGAAACTTTAGTTCCACGGGAAAGCGAACAGATCATCAGGGCACTGGGTCAACGAATTGACAGCCAGCCAGATGTAGCCACGGTAATGCTTGATATTAACGTTAACCCTCATTATGTTGAGGTCACGATCTCAGCTGACGAGGCTCTTTTACCAGACTCTGATCGGGCATTGATAGAACTTGGCCGGGAAACAGCTGTCCGACACGAAGAGGGATTAGATATCGCGCAAGCATGTCTCGTGACAACTGCAATAGGGGGTAATATTGAAGTTCCAGATACTCTTGATGCAGATACATTAGAAATTGAAATACCTTGTATAAGCCACTGA
- a CDS encoding universal stress protein, protein MYDKILVPTDNSDPSRRAIEHAVHAASQSGSELHGLFVTDSGTVENLAGRYPQQEDALTAIGEDALEHVKAAGEDHGVSVKTEIVSGVAHEEIINYAEENDIDVIIMGTHGRRGIERVLMGSVTERVIKTADIPVMVIGD, encoded by the coding sequence ATGTACGATAAAATATTGGTGCCAACAGACAACAGCGACCCGTCTCGACGAGCGATTGAGCACGCAGTTCACGCCGCTTCACAGTCTGGCTCAGAATTACATGGGCTTTTTGTCACCGATAGTGGAACTGTTGAGAATCTTGCAGGACGATATCCTCAACAGGAGGATGCATTAACTGCAATCGGCGAGGACGCACTTGAACACGTAAAGGCTGCTGGAGAAGATCATGGTGTGTCTGTTAAAACTGAGATTGTATCTGGTGTTGCTCATGAAGAGATCATCAATTACGCAGAAGAGAATGACATCGATGTTATTATTATGGGGACACATGGACGAAGGGGAATCGAGCGTGTTCTTATGGGATCAGTTACAGAACGTGTTATCAAAACTGCTGACATACCCGTCATGGTAATTGGAGATTAG
- a CDS encoding DUF429 domain-containing protein, protein MSTYVGVDWASKGWVAVVHEDGDWKAEMHPSIHSVWFSYRHAQNILIDIPIGLPESQRRVCDQQAKEYIGTDRASSVFWTPCRDVLNAMTYEEAKQINHKRRGNKISSQTWHILPRIQEVDCLLRDSKVARKTILESHPEVCFTALSSGSNISISSKLDGDGFDQRLAILDNYTSATAIYENFVDRYITSLPQWSRRIGKSNRDDLVDALALAVTAKLATENLSTLPDDPPTDKTGLPMQIVYTES, encoded by the coding sequence ATGAGTACCTACGTTGGTGTTGACTGGGCCTCAAAAGGATGGGTAGCTGTTGTTCACGAGGACGGCGATTGGAAAGCTGAAATGCATCCTTCAATTCATAGTGTTTGGTTTTCATATCGACATGCACAGAACATACTCATTGATATCCCAATTGGGCTTCCTGAGAGTCAGCGACGAGTATGTGACCAGCAAGCAAAAGAGTATATTGGTACAGATAGAGCAAGTAGCGTCTTCTGGACGCCGTGCCGGGATGTACTTAACGCGATGACATACGAAGAAGCCAAGCAAATTAACCACAAGCGTAGGGGGAATAAAATCTCGAGTCAAACCTGGCACATCCTTCCGCGAATCCAGGAAGTTGATTGTCTATTACGGGACAGCAAGGTGGCGAGGAAGACCATTCTTGAGTCACATCCGGAAGTCTGCTTCACTGCACTAAGCAGTGGATCAAATATCTCGATATCATCAAAGCTTGACGGTGACGGCTTTGACCAGCGGCTAGCTATTCTAGATAACTATACATCTGCAACAGCGATTTACGAAAATTTTGTTGATAGATACATTACCAGTTTACCACAGTGGTCTAGACGAATTGGAAAATCAAACCGTGATGACCTGGTAGACGCACTGGCTCTTGCTGTGACTGCGAAGCTTGCTACAGAAAATCTTAGTACGCTACCTGATGATCCACCTACGGACAAGACTGGATTACCAATGCAGATTGTGTACACAGAATCGTAA